In one Niallia taxi genomic region, the following are encoded:
- a CDS encoding AAA family ATPase: MEKKVENTVSQTIATLEEEFKNTGIIKNEKTVLSVIQTLDETETPEMISRLLTIAAISRLNTNERDTIASAWLKKAKELDPQNKEANKYLSQNDWKNYKDLLEMLNFPAIRETDNRTAKRKIAEQYINNCRMFLNMVDDEKDEIISNSTAAVAFNNKLAEDKYKEIISLLDEVTQKTSQLLQSSEEYEESISGVFHTSIYYDSVKKLIEELNELKTAWLAIFVEEESGEIKEETISALEQLQQMIGLEKVKNRVKDFYQFLKYQNSRKKLGFTIQDELSLNMIFTGNPGTGKTTLARLMAKIYYELGVLPSQEVVETDRSQLVGGYMGQTEENVRNVVKQSLGGVLFIDEAYSLNRDGQGSDYGQTAIDTLVSLMTSSEFGGKFAVILAGYPEEMRQFLDGNHGLSSRFPTSNLIHLPNYTAEELVEIGEKIANDNDYVISEEGKQQLELRLEKEQVDESFGNARAVKNIVLDAIFNKGSQAHSNKQFLTYTLLEGNDFAAAEEESSENPADELEAMIGLTKVKDEMKKIISFVKVQQLRRTNSKKNLPIQLHAVFTGNPGTGKTTVAKLYAQFLKDCGILKRGHLVVASRADFIAGFVGQTAIKTKKKIREALGGVLFIDEAYSLLSGSNQDFGKEAIDTLVMEMTRHNENLVVVLAGYPDETKALLASNPGLTSRFKKFIHFEDYNKEELIEIMEAYAAKFDYHLDKAAKLALQSSLTTFQTNGNGRFATNLVDESVQMQALRIMEATDDQIDYSLLTEEDMMQALNFFTNQQS, translated from the coding sequence ATGGAGAAAAAAGTCGAAAATACTGTTAGTCAAACAATCGCTACTCTGGAAGAGGAATTTAAAAATACGGGAATCATTAAAAATGAAAAAACGGTTTTATCTGTCATTCAAACATTAGACGAAACAGAGACGCCTGAAATGATTTCGAGATTATTGACAATTGCGGCGATTTCCAGATTAAACACAAATGAAAGAGATACAATTGCCAGTGCTTGGCTTAAAAAAGCGAAGGAATTGGATCCGCAAAATAAGGAAGCAAATAAATACCTTTCTCAAAACGATTGGAAAAATTATAAAGATCTTTTAGAGATGTTGAACTTTCCTGCGATACGAGAAACGGATAACAGAACAGCGAAAAGAAAGATAGCTGAGCAATATATTAATAATTGCCGGATGTTTTTAAACATGGTAGATGATGAAAAGGACGAGATTATCTCAAACAGCACTGCTGCAGTAGCATTTAATAATAAGCTGGCTGAAGATAAATATAAAGAAATCATCTCCTTACTTGACGAAGTTACACAAAAAACTTCGCAGCTACTTCAGTCTTCTGAGGAATATGAAGAATCAATCAGTGGTGTATTTCATACATCCATTTATTATGACAGTGTCAAAAAACTGATTGAAGAGCTGAATGAATTGAAAACTGCTTGGCTTGCCATTTTTGTAGAGGAGGAGTCGGGTGAAATTAAGGAAGAAACTATTTCCGCACTTGAACAGCTTCAGCAAATGATTGGGCTGGAAAAGGTTAAAAATCGCGTAAAGGACTTCTACCAGTTCCTGAAATATCAGAATTCAAGAAAGAAGCTAGGCTTTACTATCCAGGATGAATTAAGTCTAAATATGATTTTCACCGGAAACCCGGGTACAGGAAAAACTACATTGGCACGGTTAATGGCTAAAATATATTATGAGTTAGGTGTCCTTCCCAGTCAGGAGGTAGTGGAAACAGACCGCTCTCAGCTTGTGGGAGGCTATATGGGTCAAACGGAGGAAAATGTCCGTAATGTTGTGAAGCAATCGCTTGGCGGTGTGTTATTTATTGATGAAGCGTATAGCTTAAATCGAGATGGCCAAGGAAGTGATTATGGACAAACAGCAATTGATACATTGGTTTCTTTAATGACAAGCTCTGAATTTGGCGGGAAATTCGCAGTGATCCTAGCAGGCTATCCAGAGGAAATGAGACAATTTTTGGATGGCAATCACGGTCTTAGCAGCCGTTTTCCAACGTCTAATTTGATTCATTTACCTAATTACACGGCAGAAGAGTTAGTAGAAATTGGAGAAAAAATTGCCAATGACAATGATTATGTTATTAGTGAGGAAGGCAAGCAACAATTAGAGCTGCGTCTTGAAAAAGAGCAGGTCGATGAAAGCTTTGGTAATGCAAGAGCGGTTAAAAACATTGTACTAGATGCAATTTTTAATAAAGGCTCTCAAGCACATTCAAACAAGCAATTCTTGACATACACATTGCTTGAAGGAAATGATTTTGCAGCAGCAGAGGAAGAGTCATCAGAAAATCCAGCAGATGAGCTTGAAGCAATGATTGGGTTAACGAAGGTAAAAGACGAGATGAAAAAGATCATTTCCTTTGTTAAAGTACAGCAACTTAGAAGAACAAATTCAAAAAAGAATTTACCAATACAGCTTCATGCAGTCTTTACTGGCAACCCAGGGACAGGAAAGACAACTGTTGCAAAATTATATGCGCAGTTTTTAAAGGATTGCGGGATTTTAAAAAGAGGGCATCTTGTTGTTGCAAGCAGAGCTGATTTTATTGCTGGATTTGTCGGACAAACTGCGATTAAGACCAAAAAGAAAATTAGAGAAGCACTTGGCGGCGTTTTGTTTATTGATGAGGCATATTCGTTATTATCTGGATCTAACCAGGATTTCGGCAAAGAAGCAATCGATACTCTTGTTATGGAAATGACAAGACATAATGAAAATCTAGTCGTTGTTTTAGCGGGTTATCCTGATGAAACAAAAGCATTGCTAGCAAGCAACCCTGGGCTAACGTCTCGTTTTAAGAAATTTATTCATTTTGAGGATTATAATAAGGAAGAATTAATCGAAATAATGGAGGCATATGCAGCTAAATTCGATTATCACCTTGATAAAGCTGCGAAGCTTGCTTTGCAGTCGAGCTTAACAACATTCCAAACGAATGGTAATGGACGGTTTGCGACAAATTTAGTAGATGAATCTGTGCAAATGCAAGCATTACGCATCATGGAAGCAACAGATGACCAAATTGATTATTCATTGCTTACAGAAGAAGATATGATGCAAGCTTTGAACTTTTTCACTAACCAGCAATCATAA
- a CDS encoding acid-soluble spore protein N: MSNPKKDSKHFVPSHIGTKSRGFGGNKGKKMQDTSGQHAQVIQTKGE, translated from the coding sequence ATGAGCAATCCAAAAAAAGACAGCAAGCACTTTGTACCTAGCCATATCGGAACAAAATCGAGAGGATTTGGCGGTAATAAAGGCAAAAAAATGCAAGATACATCAGGTCAGCATGCACAAGTAATTCAAACAAAAGGTGAATAA
- a CDS encoding FbpB family small basic protein — translation MRKPRKRSFQELVTENKLQLLKDREAIEKIEERIEKKHLKKAR, via the coding sequence ATGAGAAAACCTCGTAAACGTTCCTTCCAGGAGCTAGTAACTGAAAATAAATTACAATTGCTAAAGGACAGGGAAGCAATTGAAAAAATAGAGGAACGAATTGAAAAAAAGCATCTTAAAAAAGCAAGATAA
- a CDS encoding TlpA disulfide reductase family protein, which translates to MKKTALFLSILISFSIIFLDIPQTAANKLEANIGVNVGNIAPDFTLKNLQGKDVRLSSLRGKKVIINFWATWCPPCKQEIPEIEKFYQEYKGTVEVLAVNIDGGNSEAVALFTKKMNVSFPVLLDNPDGINEAYKVMTIPTTFFIDENGIITNKYFTVMSLNVMEKLIKSKD; encoded by the coding sequence ATGAAAAAAACAGCATTATTTTTAAGTATCCTAATTAGTTTCAGCATTATTTTTTTAGATATACCACAAACAGCTGCTAATAAGCTTGAAGCTAATATTGGCGTTAATGTGGGTAATATAGCACCAGATTTTACATTGAAGAATCTGCAAGGAAAGGATGTGCGCCTATCCAGTTTAAGAGGGAAAAAAGTAATCATTAATTTTTGGGCAACATGGTGTCCGCCATGCAAGCAGGAAATACCTGAAATTGAAAAGTTCTATCAAGAGTACAAGGGGACTGTTGAGGTATTGGCAGTAAATATTGATGGCGGCAATTCGGAAGCTGTGGCTCTTTTTACTAAGAAAATGAATGTTTCTTTTCCTGTCCTTTTGGATAATCCTGATGGGATTAATGAAGCATATAAAGTAATGACAATTCCAACCACATTTTTTATTGACGAAAATGGAATTATTACGAACAAATACTTCACTGTTATGTCATTAAATGTAATGGAAAAGTTAATAAAAAGTAAAGATTGA
- a CDS encoding PepSY domain-containing protein, producing the protein MNFINKAWNKLKQSKWLKYGVGAAVIGFGGAAAYDFVDDRDVYANGGIVKSITQAEPAVSKQEAADIAGKERNTMVEEVEQEYTQNGDSVYQVEFADDQEDVYVDAEKGTVITKDMLAEKIKITEEKAKEIALKEASGVITEFDLDEENAHFVYELEVTSQNGTETEMTISAETGKILTKEQDRF; encoded by the coding sequence ATGAATTTTATTAATAAAGCTTGGAATAAATTAAAGCAATCAAAATGGTTGAAATACGGTGTTGGTGCTGCGGTCATTGGTTTTGGCGGGGCAGCAGCATATGACTTTGTTGACGACAGAGATGTATATGCAAATGGTGGTATTGTTAAGAGCATTACACAAGCAGAACCAGCTGTATCAAAGCAAGAAGCAGCTGATATTGCCGGTAAAGAAAGAAACACGATGGTGGAAGAAGTAGAGCAAGAATACACTCAAAATGGAGACTCAGTTTACCAAGTAGAATTCGCTGATGATCAAGAGGATGTATATGTTGACGCAGAAAAAGGCACTGTAATAACAAAGGATATGCTGGCTGAAAAAATAAAAATAACAGAAGAAAAAGCTAAAGAAATAGCTTTAAAAGAAGCAAGTGGAGTAATAACTGAATTCGATTTAGATGAAGAGAATGCCCATTTTGTATATGAGCTTGAAGTAACCTCACAAAATGGCACAGAAACGGAAATGACCATATCAGCAGAAACAGGCAAAATTTTAACAAAAGAACAAGACAGATTTTAA
- a CDS encoding PepSY domain-containing protein, whose product MNVKKKLLITAACILLFVLLAFGIIAVYLKNTDSITETKAKEFVVTTYGGTINSISEKKAEEGDIFNIVFENNTGTYQMELIKKTGKILSLSLQSLKNNVAISGLMQENEAITLIKEQINGDLLTIEEKMQNKISYYSFIIKTDTNEQAYLLNRQTGDITKEAVGDSSEYISQEKAEEIALIEIPGKVAEIELEEDDDFGLVYELEIDTDHNKEVKMYINAYTGVIESINWEED is encoded by the coding sequence ATGAATGTAAAGAAAAAACTGTTAATCACCGCAGCCTGTATATTGCTATTTGTCCTACTAGCTTTCGGGATTATTGCTGTCTATTTAAAAAATACTGATTCGATTACAGAAACAAAGGCAAAGGAATTTGTTGTGACTACTTATGGTGGAACAATAAATAGTATTTCGGAAAAGAAAGCGGAGGAAGGTGACATTTTTAATATTGTGTTTGAAAACAATACTGGCACATATCAAATGGAACTAATAAAGAAAACAGGCAAAATTTTATCACTTTCTTTGCAATCATTAAAAAATAACGTTGCCATTAGTGGTCTTATGCAGGAAAACGAAGCGATCACTCTTATTAAGGAACAAATAAATGGTGACTTATTAACAATAGAAGAAAAAATGCAAAATAAAATATCTTATTACTCTTTTATTATTAAAACAGACACTAATGAACAGGCTTATTTGTTAAATCGGCAAACAGGTGATATTACAAAAGAAGCTGTAGGAGACAGTTCAGAATACATTTCTCAAGAAAAAGCCGAGGAAATTGCATTGATAGAAATACCGGGCAAAGTTGCAGAGATAGAGCTGGAAGAGGATGATGATTTTGGACTCGTCTATGAGCTTGAAATAGATACAGATCATAATAAAGAGGTAAAAATGTATATCAATGCCTATACAGGTGTTATTGAATCTATTAACTGGGAGGAAGATTAA
- a CDS encoding HAMP domain-containing histidine kinase, translating to MKVRTRIQVFSTLLLVIMMICLNTTIYFVFQKEILRNETNETAAKLTQTARNIQTATTETNQNALLRAFVPTEGMIRVIDAKNTVLFTSTKDSSYAEMEHFYSEAQAEEVLKHDGITFSVASMPVVWNNGNIVKLEMSENIDSSVGILHILQLILIIGTILIIVPTFLAGRVLSSFILTPIQSLIKTMEDIQSNGSFQKLPLKDKSKDELFQLGTTFNNMISRLEIQYDKQKQFVYDASHELRTPLTVIESYANMLKRWGKNKPDALDEGIDAILSEAVRMKEMTNDMLELAKADDLLELQIGELNLWELCCQTAKDMEMATGRKVEVDAASKEVIITADRQKMKQLLLIFIDNAFKYGADHVTITAFINAKTVFLQVSDNGFGIAEDHKALIFDRFFRTDKARNRETGGAGLGLAIAKQIVDAHNGKIEVQSVLGEGSTFICSFPADIKAVSK from the coding sequence ATGAAAGTAAGAACCAGAATTCAAGTTTTTTCGACATTATTACTGGTAATAATGATGATTTGTTTAAATACGACCATATATTTTGTTTTTCAAAAAGAAATCCTGCGAAATGAGACAAATGAAACTGCAGCTAAGCTAACACAGACAGCAAGAAATATCCAAACTGCTACAACAGAAACGAACCAAAATGCCCTTCTGCGCGCATTTGTCCCAACAGAGGGGATGATCCGTGTTATTGACGCAAAAAACACTGTCCTTTTTACAAGTACAAAGGATTCGAGTTATGCAGAAATGGAGCATTTTTATTCAGAGGCACAGGCTGAAGAAGTTTTAAAGCACGATGGGATTACCTTCTCTGTCGCATCAATGCCAGTTGTTTGGAATAATGGCAATATTGTAAAGCTGGAGATGTCGGAAAATATAGACAGTTCTGTAGGGATATTACATATTTTGCAGCTGATTTTAATTATTGGCACAATACTTATTATCGTGCCAACCTTTTTAGCAGGAAGAGTGCTTTCAAGCTTTATTTTAACGCCAATTCAATCATTGATAAAAACGATGGAGGATATCCAGTCTAACGGTAGCTTTCAAAAGCTGCCTTTAAAAGATAAAAGCAAGGATGAGCTATTTCAACTGGGGACTACCTTTAATAACATGATTTCGAGGTTAGAAATTCAATACGACAAGCAGAAGCAATTTGTATATGATGCATCACACGAGCTGAGAACACCGCTGACGGTTATCGAAAGTTATGCAAATATGCTGAAGCGCTGGGGCAAAAATAAACCGGATGCATTAGATGAAGGAATCGATGCAATCCTTTCAGAAGCAGTGCGAATGAAAGAAATGACAAATGATATGCTTGAATTGGCAAAGGCAGATGATCTCCTTGAGCTGCAGATAGGGGAACTAAATTTATGGGAGCTCTGCTGTCAGACAGCAAAGGATATGGAAATGGCGACTGGCCGTAAGGTTGAAGTTGATGCAGCTAGTAAAGAAGTGATCATTACCGCAGACAGACAAAAAATGAAGCAGCTTCTGCTTATATTTATTGATAATGCATTTAAATACGGCGCTGATCATGTAACCATAACTGCTTTTATAAACGCTAAAACAGTATTTTTGCAGGTAAGCGATAATGGCTTTGGCATTGCCGAGGATCACAAGGCCCTTATATTTGATCGATTTTTTCGGACTGATAAGGCGAGAAATAGAGAGACTGGCGGAGCTGGCCTTGGCCTTGCTATTGCAAAGCAAATAGTCGATGCACATAATGGGAAAATTGAAGTGCAAAGTGTTCTTGGTGAAGGCTCCACATTTATTTGCTCTTTCCCTGCAGATATAAAGGCGGTGAGTAAATGA
- a CDS encoding response regulator transcription factor, whose protein sequence is MTKDKILVIEDEKKIARIITMELEYEGYEVHAEHAGEQGLEKVLAGKWDLVLLDVMLPEISGLEILRRIRNASVNVPVILLTARDSIPDKVTGLDLGANDYMTKPFQIEELLARIRASLRISKMQMKQEQEKILQVDDLQVFVKSYSVKRANIDIELTPREFELLLYLMENKNIVLSREQILNHVWGYDFMADTNVVDVYIRYLRKKIDYEFEKQLIQTIRGIGYVIKDTTI, encoded by the coding sequence TTGACAAAGGATAAAATTCTTGTGATTGAGGATGAAAAGAAAATAGCAAGAATTATTACAATGGAGCTGGAGTATGAAGGCTATGAAGTACATGCAGAGCATGCAGGCGAACAGGGGCTCGAAAAAGTGCTTGCAGGCAAATGGGATCTTGTTTTGCTTGATGTGATGCTGCCAGAAATAAGCGGGCTCGAAATCTTAAGAAGGATACGCAATGCATCTGTAAATGTACCAGTGATTTTGTTGACGGCCAGAGATTCAATTCCAGACAAGGTAACAGGACTTGACTTAGGTGCCAATGATTATATGACAAAACCCTTTCAAATTGAAGAGCTCCTCGCCCGAATTAGAGCGAGCCTGCGCATCAGCAAAATGCAAATGAAACAAGAGCAGGAAAAAATCCTGCAAGTAGACGATTTACAGGTTTTTGTGAAATCATATTCAGTGAAAAGGGCAAATATCGATATTGAGCTCACACCAAGAGAATTCGAACTACTGCTTTATTTAATGGAAAATAAGAATATTGTGTTGTCAAGAGAACAGATCTTAAATCATGTATGGGGCTATGACTTTATGGCAGATACAAATGTAGTGGATGTTTATATTCGATATTTGCGTAAAAAAATCGATTATGAGTTTGAAAAGCAGTTGATTCAGACGATTCGTGGAATCGGGTATGTTATTAAGGATACTACTATATGA
- a CDS encoding manganese-dependent inorganic pyrophosphatase: MGKVLVFGHKNPDTDTICSAIAYAELKKALGVDAEAVRLGDINGETQFALDTFKAEAPRYIQKASEETDSVILVDHNEFQQSVEDIKEVSILEVIDHHRIANFETSDPLYYRAEPVGCTATILNKLYKENNVEIKKEIAGLMVSAIISDSLLFKSPTCTEQDVKAAQELAEIAGINLEQYGLDMLKAGADLSDKTVEQLISLDAKEFPMGSYKVEVAQVNAVDTNDVLAKQAEIEAVLNKVIAEKELDLFLLVVTDILNNDSVALALGTKVDAVEQAFGVSLENNTALLKGVVSRKKQIVPVLTEVLSK, encoded by the coding sequence ATGGGAAAAGTTTTAGTTTTTGGTCATAAAAATCCAGATACGGATACGATTTGTTCTGCTATCGCATATGCAGAATTGAAAAAGGCATTAGGAGTTGATGCAGAAGCTGTTCGTCTAGGTGACATCAATGGCGAAACACAATTTGCTCTAGATACTTTTAAAGCAGAAGCTCCAAGATACATACAAAAGGCTTCAGAAGAAACAGATTCTGTTATTCTTGTAGACCACAATGAATTCCAGCAAAGTGTGGAAGACATTAAAGAGGTTTCTATCCTTGAAGTTATCGACCACCACCGCATTGCAAATTTCGAAACTAGTGATCCTCTATACTACCGTGCTGAGCCAGTTGGTTGTACAGCAACGATTCTTAACAAGCTTTACAAAGAGAACAATGTAGAGATTAAAAAAGAAATTGCTGGTTTGATGGTTTCTGCTATCATTTCCGATTCCTTGTTGTTCAAATCTCCAACTTGCACAGAGCAGGATGTTAAAGCAGCTCAAGAGCTTGCTGAAATTGCAGGGATTAACCTTGAGCAATACGGGTTGGACATGCTGAAAGCTGGCGCTGATTTAAGCGATAAAACAGTAGAACAATTAATTAGCCTTGATGCGAAGGAATTCCCAATGGGATCATATAAGGTTGAGGTTGCGCAAGTAAACGCTGTTGACACAAATGATGTCCTAGCTAAGCAAGCGGAAATAGAAGCAGTATTAAACAAAGTGATTGCTGAAAAAGAGCTTGATTTATTTTTACTTGTTGTAACAGATATTTTGAATAATGATTCTGTTGCACTTGCACTTGGTACTAAAGTGGATGCTGTTGAACAAGCATTTGGAGTAAGCTTGGAAAACAATACTGCATTGTTAAAAGGTGTTGTTTCACGTAAGAAACAAATCGTACCAGTATTGACAGAAGTTTTATCTAAATAA
- a CDS encoding glutamine synthetase family protein, producing the protein MAEITLEQIQSIIKEKNVELLHMQFVDIEGILKNITITAAQLDDAVEGKIMIDGSSIKGFSPINKSDSYLAPDLNTFVVLPWTEEEGYSEARFLCSVTNPDGTLFEGDTRNVLKKTVARAAEHGYTISVGPELEFFLFETDAQGYPTTVLGDRGGYFEPSPKDLGEKVRVEIFKTLRAMGFTIEALHHEVAEGQHEINFKYADALGAADLATTYKWVVKTIAAQYGLHATFMPKPVFGINGSGMHVNMSFFKDGENIFYNESDELQLSSEAYSFIAGILDNVKSFVAVTNPLVNSYKRLVPGYEAPVYLAWSASNRSALIRIPAKKGMATRVELRCPDPASNPYLTFAVIASAGLDGVEKGLKAPAPVNEDIFHMTDARREELGIESLPGGLEAAVAELEAGEIGLKTLGEHVFYEYVAAKKAEWDNYRTQIHAWEIENYQFKF; encoded by the coding sequence GCAGCTCAATTAGATGATGCAGTAGAAGGGAAAATCATGATTGATGGTTCTTCCATTAAAGGATTTTCACCTATTAATAAATCGGATTCTTACTTAGCCCCAGATTTAAACACATTTGTTGTGTTGCCTTGGACAGAAGAAGAAGGATACTCAGAAGCACGTTTCCTTTGCTCTGTAACTAATCCTGATGGCACATTATTTGAAGGCGACACACGTAATGTTCTTAAGAAAACAGTTGCACGTGCTGCAGAACATGGCTATACAATTTCTGTAGGACCAGAGTTGGAATTCTTCTTGTTCGAAACAGATGCACAAGGATATCCAACAACAGTTTTAGGTGATAGAGGCGGATACTTTGAGCCATCTCCGAAAGACTTAGGTGAAAAGGTTCGTGTTGAAATCTTCAAAACATTAAGAGCAATGGGCTTTACAATTGAAGCATTGCATCATGAAGTGGCAGAAGGCCAGCATGAAATTAACTTTAAATATGCAGACGCTCTTGGTGCGGCTGACCTTGCAACAACTTATAAATGGGTTGTTAAAACAATTGCAGCACAATACGGTTTGCATGCAACATTCATGCCAAAACCAGTATTTGGCATCAACGGCTCTGGAATGCATGTTAACATGTCATTCTTCAAAGACGGCGAAAACATTTTCTATAATGAGTCTGATGAATTACAGCTTTCAAGCGAAGCTTACTCTTTCATTGCAGGTATCCTTGATAACGTTAAGAGCTTCGTAGCGGTAACAAATCCGCTAGTAAACTCTTATAAGCGTTTAGTGCCTGGCTATGAAGCACCAGTATATCTTGCTTGGTCTGCTTCTAACCGTTCTGCATTAATTCGTATTCCTGCGAAAAAAGGCATGGCTACTCGTGTAGAATTACGTTGTCCAGATCCAGCATCTAACCCATACTTAACATTTGCAGTTATCGCTTCTGCTGGTTTGGATGGAGTAGAAAAAGGATTGAAAGCTCCAGCACCTGTTAATGAAGATATTTTCCACATGACAGATGCACGTCGCGAAGAACTAGGCATCGAAAGCTTGCCAGGCGGTTTAGAAGCAGCTGTTGCTGAACTAGAAGCAGGTGAAATCGGTCTTAAAACACTTGGCGAGCACGTATTCTATGAATATGTTGCAGCGAAAAAAGCAGAGTGGGATAACTACCGTACACAAATTCATGCTTGGGAAATTGAAAATTACCAATTTAAATTCTAA